A part of Setaria viridis chromosome 8, Setaria_viridis_v4.0, whole genome shotgun sequence genomic DNA contains:
- the LOC117834083 gene encoding uncharacterized protein — MRTAHGPFKDCEPGTFETISTNATCGTTKRRRKTEQEGKRGVGGREPRRGCRGRLKTPSDPSILASWRHPPLWIPISLLWTTISNMRESPSTQGEQSTSAMVDHSCSADRVEDSQLFLSVPSLNQAASYLAQTASFLTQCLPVPGYVGLPEEGQELVALPPASVVDRLSAQTSSAESAGTNSSLGQTGCSGSPSPESTGQMVPSHVFQNGASLFQGLVERARKTVRGSAYDIGWLQRDQSLPTTEDGTARFLEILDSVRKNEHKLPDSVVYLLVPGLFSNHGPLYFVKTKAYFSKMGLACHIAKIHSESSVSKNAREIKEYIEEIYWGSRKRVLLLGHSKGGVDSAAALSLYWPQLKDKVAGLVLAQSPYGGSPVASDILREGQLGDYVRLRKIMEVLVSKVLKGDVQALEDLTYERRKEFMRQHPLPQEVPIVSFHTAASITPSVLTALSHVAHLELPIAADGNSTRIPVVMPLSAAMAACSQLLVARYGEKSDGLVTRKDAEVPGSVVVRPERKLDHAWMVYSSLKEEPGDQADTSQVCEALLTLLVEVAQKRRHEVAMKDE; from the exons ATGCGGACAGCCCATGGCCCATTCAAGGACTGCGAGCCTGGGACATTCGAGACCATATCTACCAACGCCACGTGTGGTACGACGAAACGGCGAAGGAAAACTGAACAAGAAGGGAAGCGCGGCGTTGGGGGACGAGAGCCGAGACGCGGCTGCCGGGGAAGACTGAAGACTCCCTCCGATCCATCCATCCTAGCGTCCTGGCGGCATCCACCACTCTGGATTCCG ATTTCTCTTCTCTGGACAACCATATCAAACATGAGGGAATCGCCTTCAACACAAGGGGAACAATCTACATCTGCTATG GTTGATCATAGTTGCTCAGCTGACAGGGTTGAAGATTCACAATTGTTCCTCTCTGTACCCTCTTTAAATCAAGCTGCATCTTATCTTGCCCAGACAGCTTCATTTCTCACACAGTGCCTCCCTGTACCTGGTTATGTGG GTCTACCTGAGGAGGGCCAGGAGTTAGTAGCACTGCCACCTGCATCGGTAGTAGACAGGCTTTCTGCTCAGACTTCTTCCGCAGAGTCTGCTGGCACCAACTCATCCCTTGGTCAGACAGGTTGCAGTGGAAGCCCCTCTCCAGAAAGCACAGGTCAAATGGTGCCCTCACATGTTTTTCAGAATGGAGCTTCACTGTTCCAAGG CCTTGTAGAGCGTGCTCGGAAAACTGTTCGTGGTTCGGCATATGATATCGGCTGGCTCCAAAGGGATCAAAGCTTACCTACAACTGAGGATGGGACAGCCAGATTCTTGGAGATTTTGGACTCTGTGAG AAAAAATGAGCACAAGCTACCTGATTCAGTTGTTTACTTGTTGGTTCCAG GTTTGTTTAGTAACCACGGACCGCTTTACTTTGTCAAGACAAAGGCATACTTCTCCAAGATGGGTCTAGCTTGTCATATTGCCAAAATTCATAGTGAG TCTTCAGTGAGTAAAAATGCACGAGAGATAAAGGAATACATAGAAGAAATATACTGGGGATCAAGGAAACGAGTGCTACTTCTTGGTCATAGTAAGGGCGGTGTAGATTCGGCTGCAGCCCTCTCCCTCTACTGGCCACAGCTGAAAGACAAAGTCGCTGGTTTGGTATTAGCTCAAAGCCCATATGGAGGAAGCCCAGTTGCTTCAGATATCCTGCGAGAGGGGCAGCTTGGTGACTATGTCAGGTTGCGTAAAATCATGGAGGTCTTGGTATCCAAAGTCCTCAAG GGTGATGTGCAGGCTCTAGAAGATTTGACCTATGAAAGGAGGAAAGAATTCATGCGACAGCATCCATTGCCTCAGGAGGTTCCAATTGTATCATTCCACACAGCGGCAAGCATCACTCCTAGCGTGCTCACCGCACTTTCTCACGTTGCGCACTTGGAGCTCCCGATTGCTGCCGATGGCAATTCCACCAGGATACCGGTTGTAATGCCACTTTCAGCTGCAATGGCAGCATGCTCTCAACTTCTGGTGGCAAGGTATGGCGAGAAAAGTGATGGTCTTGTGACAAGGAAGGATGCTGAAGTTCCTGGATCAGTGGTGGTCAGGCCAGAGCGGAAGCTAGACCATGCTTGGATGGTGTATTCCTCGCTGAAAGAAGAGCCTGGGGATCAGGCGGACACGTCGCAGGTATGCGAAGCCCTGCTGACTCTTCTTGTAGAGGTTGCACAGAAAAGGAGGCATGAGGTGGCCATGAAAGATGAGTGA